Proteins encoded within one genomic window of Ctenopharyngodon idella isolate HZGC_01 chromosome 6, HZGC01, whole genome shotgun sequence:
- the klhl30 gene encoding kelch-like protein 30 isoform X2: MVRNVDDLDFCLSSHPQSILEGLRSLCSQPKLVDVTLCAGGQDFPCHRGILALCSHYFRSMFSGDFVESIAARVELHDVDPNVLSTLLDFAYTGKLTINKNNVEGLICTSSQLQFHTVRSVCSRYLQHQIDATNCLGIHEFGEIHGCPEVVAKAWGFLLENFEEVQQHEEFLLLEKDRLVACLKDEDLHVRDDRSCAEAILAWVRHCIENRICHLQELLSLAKLSLLPESYLTENLLKEPLVQNSLESKELVERICREKREKTGDVSEQRVAQNAFNLQEVLFVMGGRSLDDSDDEDEDEDEGRRLHPRNCGFYNPKLGQWFQLPDFPNYNKWGYSIVSLNSNVYVTGTTMDFVEVEHYDPFSNCWTLTGPALKYVTNFTATSCEGKLYLIGSCAVKYNALTMQCYNPVIDSWCIICSPFIPKYLSSPRSVSMDGVIYLVADNTKKVYLYDPEGNMWEKIQFLHTLHENGDLVVLGRQLYVTGGHWKGMEGDYGVEVEVYNRGSNTWKVECFLPRLWTYSGCCSIFLDTSQWTEFFPDET; the protein is encoded by the exons ATGGTGCGTAATGTAGACGACCTAGACTTCTGCCTCTCTTCCCATCCGCAGAGCATCTTGGAGGGCCTGCGCTCCCTCTGTTCTCAACCCAAACTTGTGGATGTCACCTTGTGCGCTGGTGGACAGGATTTCCCCTGTCACCGGGGAATCCTTGCACTCTGCAGCCATTACTTCCGTTCCATGTTCTCAGGAGATTTCGTGGAGAGCATTGCTGCTCGTGTCGAGCTTCATGATGTAGATCCGAATGTATTGTCAACACTGTTGGACTTTGCTTATACAGGGAAACTCACCATCAACAAAAACAACGTGGAGGGACTCATCTGCACGTCCAGTCAGCTTCAGTTCCACACCGTCCGTTCTGTATGCAGCCGATATTTGCAGCACCAGATAGATGCCACAAACTGCTTGGGAATCCATGAGTTTGGAGAGATCCATGGATGCCCTGAAGTGGTTGCCAAAGCCTGGGGCTTCCTCCTTGAAAACTTTGAGGAAGTGCAACAACACGAGGAGTTTTTGCTGCTGGAGAAAGACCGACTGGTGGCCTGCTTGAAGGACGAGGATCTGCACGTAAGAGATGACCGGTCCTGTGCCGAGGCAATTTTGGCTTGGGTCAGGCATTGTATAGAAAATCGGATCTGTCACCTGCAAGAATTGTTAAGCTTGGCTAAGCTTTCCCTCCTCCCAGAATCCTACCTCACTGAGAACTTGCTTAAGGAGCCATTGGTGCAGAATTCGCTAGAATCCAAAGAGTTGGTGGAGAGAATATGTAGAGAG AAACGAGAAAAGACAGGAGATGTGTCAGAGCAGAGGGTTGCTCAAAATGCCTTCAACCTGCAGGAGGTTTTATTTGTGATGGGTGGTCGCTCACTGGATGACTCagatgatgaagatgaggatgaagatgaagGTAGAAGGTTGCACCCCAGAAATTGTGGTTTCTACAACCCAAAGCTTG gGCAGTGGTTTCAGCTACCTGATTTTCCCAACTACAATAAATGGGGTTATTCTATTGTCTCCTTAAACAGCAATGTTTATGTCACAG GAACTACAATGGATTTTGTTGAAGTTGAACATTATGACCCATTCAGTAATTGCTGGACTCTCACAGGCCCAGCACTGAAGTACGTGACTAACTTTACGGCCACGTCGTGTGAAGGAAAGCTgtacctcattggttcttgtgctGTTAAATATAATGCCCTGACTATGCAGTGCTACAACCCTGTCATAG ATAGCTGGTGTATCATCTGCTCTCCTTTCATTCCTAAATATCTTTCTTCTCCCCGCTCCGTCTCTATGGATGGAGTCATTTACCTTGTAGCAGATAACACCAAAAAGGTCTATTTGTATGACCCAGAGGGTAATATGTGGGAAAAA ATTCAGTTTCTGCACACCCTCCATGAGAATGGGGATTTGGTGGTTCTAGGCAGGCAATTGTATGTGACTGGAGGGCACTGGAAGGGCATGGAGGGGGATTACGGTGTGGAAGTGGAAGTATACAACCGTGGCTCCAACACTTGGAAGGTGGAGTGCTTTCTTCCCAGACTCTGGACCTACAGTGGCTGCTGTTCCATCTTCCTGGACACTTCCCAGTGGACTGAATTCTTCCCTGATGAGACTTAA
- the klhl30 gene encoding kelch-like protein 30 isoform X1, producing the protein MVRNVDDLDFCLSSHPQSILEGLRSLCSQPKLVDVTLCAGGQDFPCHRGILALCSHYFRSMFSGDFVESIAARVELHDVDPNVLSTLLDFAYTGKLTINKNNVEGLICTSSQLQFHTVRSVCSRYLQHQIDATNCLGIHEFGEIHGCPEVVAKAWGFLLENFEEVQQHEEFLLLEKDRLVACLKDEDLHVRDDRSCAEAILAWVRHCIENRICHLQELLSLAKLSLLPESYLTENLLKEPLVQNSLESKELVERICREKREKTGDVSEQRVAQNAFNLQEVLFVMGGRSLDDSDDEDEDEDEGRRLHPRNCGFYNPKLGQWFQLPDFPNYNKWGYSIVSLNSNVYVTGGSRGSQSNTWSTTETWKFITREGKWVTVAPMLRPRTNHSSATLNGEIYVIGGTTMDFVEVEHYDPFSNCWTLTGPALKYVTNFTATSCEGKLYLIGSCAVKYNALTMQCYNPVIDSWCIICSPFIPKYLSSPRSVSMDGVIYLVADNTKKVYLYDPEGNMWEKIQFLHTLHENGDLVVLGRQLYVTGGHWKGMEGDYGVEVEVYNRGSNTWKVECFLPRLWTYSGCCSIFLDTSQWTEFFPDET; encoded by the exons ATGGTGCGTAATGTAGACGACCTAGACTTCTGCCTCTCTTCCCATCCGCAGAGCATCTTGGAGGGCCTGCGCTCCCTCTGTTCTCAACCCAAACTTGTGGATGTCACCTTGTGCGCTGGTGGACAGGATTTCCCCTGTCACCGGGGAATCCTTGCACTCTGCAGCCATTACTTCCGTTCCATGTTCTCAGGAGATTTCGTGGAGAGCATTGCTGCTCGTGTCGAGCTTCATGATGTAGATCCGAATGTATTGTCAACACTGTTGGACTTTGCTTATACAGGGAAACTCACCATCAACAAAAACAACGTGGAGGGACTCATCTGCACGTCCAGTCAGCTTCAGTTCCACACCGTCCGTTCTGTATGCAGCCGATATTTGCAGCACCAGATAGATGCCACAAACTGCTTGGGAATCCATGAGTTTGGAGAGATCCATGGATGCCCTGAAGTGGTTGCCAAAGCCTGGGGCTTCCTCCTTGAAAACTTTGAGGAAGTGCAACAACACGAGGAGTTTTTGCTGCTGGAGAAAGACCGACTGGTGGCCTGCTTGAAGGACGAGGATCTGCACGTAAGAGATGACCGGTCCTGTGCCGAGGCAATTTTGGCTTGGGTCAGGCATTGTATAGAAAATCGGATCTGTCACCTGCAAGAATTGTTAAGCTTGGCTAAGCTTTCCCTCCTCCCAGAATCCTACCTCACTGAGAACTTGCTTAAGGAGCCATTGGTGCAGAATTCGCTAGAATCCAAAGAGTTGGTGGAGAGAATATGTAGAGAG AAACGAGAAAAGACAGGAGATGTGTCAGAGCAGAGGGTTGCTCAAAATGCCTTCAACCTGCAGGAGGTTTTATTTGTGATGGGTGGTCGCTCACTGGATGACTCagatgatgaagatgaggatgaagatgaagGTAGAAGGTTGCACCCCAGAAATTGTGGTTTCTACAACCCAAAGCTTG gGCAGTGGTTTCAGCTACCTGATTTTCCCAACTACAATAAATGGGGTTATTCTATTGTCTCCTTAAACAGCAATGTTTATGTCACAG GAGGATCAAGAGGGTCTCAGTCCAACACCTGGTCCACCACAGAGACCTGGAAGTTCATCACTCGTGAGGGGAAGTGGGTCACAGTCGCCCCAATGTTGCGGCCCAGGACTAACCACTCTTCTGCAACTCTTAATGGAGAGATTTATGTAATTGGTG GAACTACAATGGATTTTGTTGAAGTTGAACATTATGACCCATTCAGTAATTGCTGGACTCTCACAGGCCCAGCACTGAAGTACGTGACTAACTTTACGGCCACGTCGTGTGAAGGAAAGCTgtacctcattggttcttgtgctGTTAAATATAATGCCCTGACTATGCAGTGCTACAACCCTGTCATAG ATAGCTGGTGTATCATCTGCTCTCCTTTCATTCCTAAATATCTTTCTTCTCCCCGCTCCGTCTCTATGGATGGAGTCATTTACCTTGTAGCAGATAACACCAAAAAGGTCTATTTGTATGACCCAGAGGGTAATATGTGGGAAAAA ATTCAGTTTCTGCACACCCTCCATGAGAATGGGGATTTGGTGGTTCTAGGCAGGCAATTGTATGTGACTGGAGGGCACTGGAAGGGCATGGAGGGGGATTACGGTGTGGAAGTGGAAGTATACAACCGTGGCTCCAACACTTGGAAGGTGGAGTGCTTTCTTCCCAGACTCTGGACCTACAGTGGCTGCTGTTCCATCTTCCTGGACACTTCCCAGTGGACTGAATTCTTCCCTGATGAGACTTAA